In the genome of Hymenobacter taeanensis, one region contains:
- a CDS encoding sterol desaturase family protein has translation MFCAPTGLLLCVNSLSTWSPPPLLTVILAAFVFCFVLERIVPGWKLPRVPTWPLRVLTINLAQLLVVLLAGITWEEWFSAYSVFNLSRHVGPVVGGLLAYVVATFVFYWWHRWRHTQDFLWQHFHQIHHSPQRIEVITSFYKHPLEMTVNSLLGGLLVYTVLGLSPAAGAVYTLCTALGEFFYYTNVRTPQWVGYIFQRPEMHRIHHEYQKHSHNYGDLVVWDWLFGTYHNPREFQATCGFDADKEEKLLPMLFFKDVHQDD, from the coding sequence ATGTTTTGTGCCCCCACTGGCCTGCTGCTGTGCGTTAACAGCTTATCTACCTGGAGCCCGCCGCCCCTGCTGACAGTCATCCTGGCGGCATTCGTGTTTTGCTTTGTGTTAGAACGCATAGTACCCGGCTGGAAGCTGCCTCGGGTGCCTACCTGGCCGCTACGCGTGCTTACCATTAACCTGGCACAGCTGCTGGTGGTGCTGCTGGCGGGTATCACTTGGGAAGAGTGGTTTTCGGCGTACTCCGTATTCAACCTCTCCCGGCACGTAGGACCGGTGGTGGGCGGCCTACTGGCCTACGTGGTGGCCACTTTCGTGTTTTATTGGTGGCACCGCTGGCGCCACACTCAGGATTTCCTCTGGCAGCACTTCCACCAGATTCACCACAGCCCCCAGCGCATTGAGGTAATTACCTCCTTCTATAAGCACCCGCTGGAAATGACGGTAAACTCCTTGCTGGGTGGCCTGCTGGTATATACGGTGCTAGGTCTCAGTCCGGCGGCGGGGGCCGTGTATACGCTCTGTACGGCCCTGGGCGAGTTCTTCTATTATACCAACGTCCGGACCCCGCAGTGGGTGGGCTATATTTTCCAGCGCCCCGAGATGCACCGCATTCACCACGAGTACCAGAAGCACAGCCACAACTACGGCGACCTAGTAGTGTGGGACTGGCTGTTTGGCACCTACCATAATCCCCGGGAGTTTCAGGCCACCTGTGGGTTTGATGCCGACAAGGAGGAGAAGCTCTTGCCTATGCTGTTCTTCAAAGATGTGCATCAGGATGACTAG
- the hisD gene encoding histidinol dehydrogenase codes for MQVFQYPDQTQWAALQQRAAAQEAQEIEQRVLGIFQDVRQRGDAALRDYAQQFDGVQLQDLRVTPEEITAAVAQVPAELQTAIRQAHANIWKFHASQRTEEKPVETMPGVTCWRRSVPVQRVGLYIPGGTAPLFSTLLMLGVPARLAGCPEVVLTTPPQKDGSVNSVILFTAQLLGISTIIKAGGAQAIAALTGGTDSVPAVDKIFGPGNRYVTAAKQLATRYGVAIDMPAGPSEVLVIADSSANPAFVAADLLSQAEHGPDSQVILVSDSMTVIEQTQAEIERQLATLPRAAVATQALTESRAILLRTPEDMLYFSNQYAPEHLILAVQHPEQLAEGVTSAGSVFLGHYTPEAAGDYASGTNHTLPTNGYARNYSGVSLDSFLKKITYQRITAEGLLNVGPVVETMAEAEGLSAHARAVTLRLEAVASQQQ; via the coding sequence ATGCAAGTTTTTCAATATCCCGACCAGACGCAGTGGGCCGCGCTCCAACAGCGAGCTGCGGCGCAGGAAGCGCAGGAAATAGAGCAGCGCGTGCTGGGCATATTTCAGGATGTGCGCCAGCGCGGCGACGCGGCCCTGCGCGACTACGCCCAGCAGTTTGACGGTGTGCAGCTGCAGGATCTGCGGGTAACGCCCGAGGAGATTACGGCCGCCGTAGCCCAGGTGCCCGCCGAGCTGCAAACGGCCATCCGGCAGGCCCACGCCAACATCTGGAAGTTTCATGCTAGTCAGCGGACAGAAGAGAAGCCCGTGGAAACGATGCCGGGCGTAACGTGCTGGCGCCGCTCGGTGCCGGTGCAGCGCGTGGGCCTCTATATTCCGGGCGGCACCGCCCCGCTGTTTAGTACCTTATTAATGCTGGGCGTGCCTGCCCGGCTGGCGGGTTGCCCGGAAGTGGTGCTTACCACGCCCCCCCAGAAAGACGGTTCCGTGAACTCCGTTATCCTGTTCACGGCCCAGCTCCTGGGCATTAGCACGATTATCAAAGCCGGCGGCGCCCAGGCAATTGCGGCCCTCACTGGCGGCACCGATTCAGTGCCCGCCGTGGATAAGATTTTTGGTCCTGGCAACCGCTACGTAACGGCGGCTAAGCAGCTGGCAACCCGCTACGGGGTGGCCATTGATATGCCGGCCGGTCCATCGGAAGTGCTTGTTATTGCCGATTCATCGGCTAACCCCGCGTTTGTGGCCGCCGACTTGCTCAGCCAGGCTGAGCACGGACCAGACTCCCAGGTGATCCTGGTTTCTGACTCCATGACCGTAATTGAGCAGACCCAAGCGGAAATTGAGCGCCAGCTGGCTACGCTGCCCCGGGCGGCCGTGGCCACGCAAGCACTCACCGAAAGCCGCGCCATTCTGCTGCGCACACCCGAAGACATGCTCTACTTCTCGAATCAGTACGCCCCCGAGCACTTGATTCTGGCAGTACAACATCCTGAGCAATTGGCGGAAGGCGTGACCAGCGCCGGCTCCGTGTTCCTAGGCCACTACACACCCGAAGCGGCCGGCGACTATGCCTCCGGCACTAACCACACGCTGCCCACCAACGGCTACGCCCGCAATTACAGCGGTGTTTCCCTGGATTCCTTCCTGAAGAAAATCACTTACCAGCGCATCACCGCCGAAGGTCTCCTCAACGTGGGACCAGTAGTTGAAACCATGGCTGAGGCTGAAGGCCTCAGTGCCCACGCCCGCGCCGTGACCTTACGCCTGGAAGCCGTAGCCAGCCAGCAACAGTAA
- the hisIE gene encoding bifunctional phosphoribosyl-AMP cyclohydrolase/phosphoribosyl-ATP diphosphatase HisIE has translation MDFAKMPDGLIPVIVQDAQTGQVLMLGYQNEEAQRVTTETGRVTFFSRSKQRLWTKGETSGHYLTVVSQHPDCDQDALLIRAIPDGPTCHRGTTSCFEQVEQRAYPTAPVGFIAELERLVQRRQQFPDEDPKSYTVSLFKKGMPKIAQKVGEEAVETVIDAVGGNIEGLKGEAADLLYHLVVLLTASGLTLEDIVAVLRQRHTTISGGVRRE, from the coding sequence ATGGATTTCGCCAAAATGCCCGATGGGCTAATACCCGTAATTGTGCAGGATGCTCAGACGGGGCAGGTGCTGATGTTGGGCTACCAGAACGAGGAAGCCCAGCGCGTAACGACTGAAACGGGCCGCGTCACGTTCTTTTCGCGCTCTAAGCAGCGCCTCTGGACCAAGGGCGAGACCAGTGGCCATTACCTCACTGTGGTGAGCCAACACCCCGACTGCGACCAGGACGCCCTGCTGATTCGGGCCATTCCGGATGGGCCTACCTGCCACCGCGGTACCACCAGTTGCTTCGAGCAGGTTGAGCAGAGGGCTTACCCAACGGCGCCGGTGGGTTTCATTGCCGAGTTAGAGCGCCTGGTGCAGCGCCGCCAGCAATTCCCCGACGAGGACCCGAAGTCTTACACGGTTTCGCTCTTTAAGAAAGGTATGCCGAAAATCGCCCAAAAAGTGGGAGAGGAGGCCGTGGAAACCGTTATTGATGCCGTTGGGGGCAACATCGAAGGCCTTAAAGGAGAAGCTGCCGATTTGCTTTACCATTTGGTGGTATTGCTCACGGCATCCGGCCTGACCCTGGAAGATATTGTGGCGGTGCTGCGTCAGCGCCATACTACTATTTCCGGGGGAGTGCGCCGGGAGTAG
- a CDS encoding glycosyltransferase, with protein sequence MSDNAAYLATQSLTVLVPVYNEEESLQQFAVEMNKFLDQTPVATTVLFVNDGSTDGSLAILRDICRQDSHYEFISLSQNRGLSTAIKAGIDHCRTTLLGYIDSDIQTSPLDFLKFFEFFPQYDMVNGIRAKRQDTFVKKLSSKIANGVRRTLINDGIQDTGCPLKIMKIEYARRIPLFHGMHRFLGALVQLQGGKVHQMPVQHFPRFAGTAKYNLWNRAWKPLVDTFGFRWIRSRWKNYEIGEEQRATAASA encoded by the coding sequence ATGTCTGATAACGCTGCCTATCTGGCCACGCAAAGTCTCACCGTGCTGGTGCCGGTGTATAATGAAGAAGAAAGCCTGCAGCAGTTTGCAGTCGAGATGAACAAGTTTCTGGACCAAACGCCCGTGGCTACCACGGTCCTATTTGTGAATGATGGCTCCACGGATGGCTCCCTGGCCATTCTGCGCGACATCTGCCGGCAGGATTCGCACTACGAGTTCATCAGTCTCAGTCAGAACCGGGGGCTAAGCACGGCCATTAAAGCAGGCATTGACCACTGCCGCACCACGCTGCTGGGCTACATCGACTCCGACATTCAGACCTCACCCCTGGACTTCCTCAAGTTTTTTGAGTTTTTCCCGCAGTATGATATGGTGAATGGCATTCGGGCTAAGCGCCAGGATACGTTTGTGAAAAAGCTTTCCTCCAAAATTGCCAACGGTGTGCGTCGTACGCTCATTAACGATGGCATTCAGGACACCGGTTGCCCGCTCAAGATCATGAAGATTGAGTATGCCCGCCGGATTCCGCTTTTCCACGGCATGCACCGCTTCCTGGGGGCGCTGGTGCAGCTGCAGGGTGGCAAAGTGCACCAAATGCCCGTGCAGCACTTCCCGCGCTTTGCCGGTACGGCTAAGTACAACCTCTGGAACCGTGCCTGGAAGCCGCTGGTGGATACCTTCGGTTTCCGTTGGATCCGGAGCCGCTGGAAGAACTATGAAATTGGGGAGGAACAGCGCGCTACGGCGGCCTCAGCATAG
- a CDS encoding lipid-A-disaccharide synthase N-terminal domain-containing protein gives MSTEVVARIIGLVSQGLFSSRIILQWIKSERAKQVLVPALFWQISLISSFLMIIYGILRHDPVILGAQLISYGIYIRNLQLLGEWRKLNGIFRAGAYVFPLATLVLFFVGTPNFSFQRMLHTPIPGGWLALGAVGQAVFLLRFVYQWLYSERKGESVLPLGFWVVSLVGSFLVLIYAILRHDEVLILGNVPGMVVYTRNIVLLRREQASQGQMPVA, from the coding sequence ATGAGCACCGAAGTGGTTGCCCGTATCATCGGGCTGGTGTCGCAGGGGCTGTTTAGCAGCCGTATTATTCTGCAATGGATCAAGAGTGAGCGGGCCAAGCAGGTGCTGGTACCCGCGCTGTTTTGGCAGATCAGCCTGATATCATCCTTCCTGATGATTATCTATGGCATACTCCGGCACGACCCGGTTATTCTGGGAGCTCAGCTGATCAGTTACGGCATCTACATCCGCAACCTGCAGCTGCTGGGCGAGTGGCGTAAGCTCAATGGCATTTTTCGGGCCGGGGCGTATGTTTTCCCGCTGGCCACGCTGGTGCTGTTCTTCGTGGGTACGCCTAATTTCAGCTTCCAGCGCATGCTGCACACGCCCATTCCGGGTGGCTGGCTGGCGCTGGGGGCCGTAGGCCAGGCAGTGTTTCTGCTCCGCTTCGTGTACCAGTGGCTATACTCTGAGCGTAAGGGCGAATCAGTGCTGCCGTTAGGGTTTTGGGTGGTGAGCCTAGTAGGCTCGTTTCTAGTGCTCATCTACGCCATACTGCGTCACGATGAGGTGCTGATTCTGGGCAACGTACCTGGTATGGTGGTCTATACCCGCAACATTGTGCTGTTGCGCCGGGAGCAGGCCAGCCAAGGGCAGATGCCGGTGGCCTAG
- the hisA gene encoding 1-(5-phosphoribosyl)-5-[(5-phosphoribosylamino)methylideneamino]imidazole-4-carboxamide isomerase — MEIIPAIDLINGQCVRLTEGDFAQQTTYDSDPLAVAQRFEQHGVKRLHLVDLDGARAKRPVNLPVLERIARHTGLVVDYGGGLQSDEALRQAFGAGATQITAGSIAVREPETVNNWLQTFGAEKIIVGADFRDNHISINAWAEQSERTLQEFLGQYLSAGATTFICTDVSKDGKLQGPALDTYRELRQALPAARLIASGGVTTIADVEALAQIGMHGAIIGKAIYEGTIILDELKSWL; from the coding sequence ATGGAAATAATCCCCGCCATAGACCTGATAAATGGCCAGTGCGTACGCCTCACCGAAGGCGACTTCGCCCAGCAGACCACCTACGACTCTGACCCGTTGGCCGTGGCCCAGCGCTTTGAGCAGCACGGTGTGAAGCGCCTGCACCTGGTAGACCTGGACGGTGCCCGCGCCAAACGCCCCGTCAACCTGCCCGTGCTGGAGCGCATTGCCCGCCATACTGGTTTGGTAGTGGACTACGGCGGTGGCCTGCAAAGTGACGAAGCCCTGCGGCAGGCTTTCGGGGCGGGCGCTACCCAGATTACGGCGGGCAGTATTGCCGTGCGGGAGCCGGAAACTGTCAACAACTGGCTACAAACCTTCGGGGCCGAGAAGATCATTGTAGGGGCTGACTTCCGTGACAATCATATTTCCATCAACGCCTGGGCGGAGCAGAGTGAACGCACCCTGCAGGAGTTTCTAGGCCAGTACCTGAGTGCCGGAGCTACTACCTTTATCTGCACCGATGTAAGCAAGGATGGTAAGCTGCAAGGCCCGGCCCTGGACACGTATCGGGAGCTGCGGCAGGCGCTGCCGGCCGCCCGCCTCATTGCCAGCGGCGGCGTCACGACGATTGCCGACGTGGAGGCGTTAGCGCAAATCGGCATGCACGGCGCCATTATTGGCAAGGCCATCTATGAAGGCACCATCATCCTCGACGAGCTTAAAAGCTGGCTGTAA
- the hisC gene encoding histidinol-phosphate transaminase: protein MFDLTSLVRPNIRAMKPYSSARDEFQGEAHVMLDANENSLGSAGPERFNRYPDPLQRAVKTELAKLKGVAENQIFLGNGSDEAIDLLVRLVCIPDQDSIVILPPTYGMYEVAANLNDVRIERQPLTPDFQISPEAITQIVASDAKIVFLCSPNNPTGNLLHADAIEQVLRGFRGLVVVDEAYADFAAAPSWTTRLAEFPNLVVMQTFSKAWGLAGLRLGMAFASSEVISYLNKIKPPYNISEATQQHALAALQDAPRFEQMRQQLLIGRDWLAERLPGLSIVEEVFPSDANFLLTRFRPDATAVYDYLVGRGIIVRNRTTQPGCVGTLRLTVGSPTENKELLQALQEFKEA from the coding sequence ATGTTTGATCTGACCAGCCTCGTTCGCCCCAACATTCGGGCAATGAAACCCTACTCTTCGGCCCGCGACGAATTTCAGGGCGAGGCACATGTGATGCTCGACGCTAATGAGAACAGCCTGGGCAGCGCCGGTCCCGAGCGGTTCAACCGTTACCCCGACCCGCTGCAGCGCGCCGTAAAGACGGAACTGGCTAAGCTGAAGGGCGTGGCAGAAAACCAGATTTTCCTGGGTAACGGTTCCGACGAAGCCATCGACCTACTGGTGCGCCTGGTGTGCATTCCGGACCAGGACAGCATTGTGATTCTGCCGCCCACCTACGGCATGTACGAGGTAGCCGCCAACCTTAACGATGTGCGCATTGAGCGCCAGCCTCTCACCCCCGACTTTCAGATTTCCCCGGAAGCAATTACTCAAATCGTAGCTTCCGACGCGAAAATCGTTTTCCTGTGTTCCCCCAACAACCCCACCGGCAACCTGCTGCATGCCGATGCCATTGAGCAGGTGCTGCGCGGCTTCCGGGGGCTGGTGGTGGTGGATGAGGCCTACGCCGATTTTGCGGCGGCTCCCAGCTGGACCACCCGCCTGGCGGAGTTTCCCAACCTGGTAGTGATGCAAACGTTCTCCAAGGCCTGGGGCCTGGCCGGCTTGCGCCTGGGTATGGCTTTCGCCTCGTCGGAGGTAATCAGCTACCTCAACAAAATCAAGCCTCCTTATAATATATCGGAAGCCACGCAGCAGCATGCTCTGGCCGCCCTGCAGGATGCGCCCCGCTTCGAGCAGATGCGCCAGCAGCTCCTCATTGGCCGCGACTGGCTGGCCGAGCGGCTGCCAGGGCTGAGCATTGTGGAGGAGGTATTCCCTTCGGATGCCAACTTCCTGCTGACGCGCTTCCGGCCCGATGCCACCGCCGTGTATGATTACCTGGTGGGCCGTGGCATCATCGTGCGCAACCGCACCACCCAGCCCGGCTGCGTGGGCACGCTTCGCCTGACGGTAGGCTCGCCCACCGAAAACAAAGAGCTGCTGCAGGCGCTGCAGGAATTTAAGGAAGCGTAA
- the hisH gene encoding imidazole glycerol phosphate synthase subunit HisH — translation MEIAVIDYKGGNVQSVIFALERLGVQATLTADHDVIRRADKVLFPGEGEAASAMRELQAQGLDKLLPTLTQPFLGICLGMQLLGQHSEEGGGTDLLGVLPFDVVRFPASAEYKVPHMGWNTLSQLRSPLFAGLQEEDYVYFVHSYYAPVGQYTIAQGQYPTPFSAAVQHENFYAVQFHTEKSSTVGTRILENFLNL, via the coding sequence ATGGAAATAGCCGTAATTGATTACAAAGGAGGTAACGTTCAGTCGGTAATTTTTGCGTTGGAACGCTTAGGAGTGCAAGCAACTTTAACGGCCGATCATGACGTGATACGTCGGGCCGACAAGGTGCTTTTTCCTGGTGAGGGCGAAGCTGCCTCGGCCATGCGTGAGCTCCAGGCGCAAGGGCTTGATAAGCTATTGCCCACGCTTACTCAACCCTTCCTGGGTATATGCCTGGGCATGCAGTTGCTAGGCCAGCATAGCGAAGAAGGCGGTGGTACTGATTTACTCGGTGTCCTGCCGTTTGACGTGGTACGTTTTCCGGCGTCGGCCGAGTACAAAGTTCCGCACATGGGTTGGAACACTTTGAGCCAACTTCGCTCTCCGTTATTTGCCGGGCTTCAGGAAGAAGACTACGTGTACTTTGTGCACAGCTACTATGCTCCCGTAGGCCAGTATACCATTGCCCAGGGGCAGTACCCCACACCGTTCAGCGCGGCCGTGCAGCATGAGAACTTTTATGCCGTGCAGTTCCACACGGAAAAGAGCAGTACCGTGGGCACACGCATCCTGGAAAACTTTCTGAACCTGTAA
- a CDS encoding DUF2911 domain-containing protein encodes MMKDRLLARLGLSISLAVFYTCGALGQTVSEPTPTSITPPTNAPENAQPVLLPLPQASPHALTSQTIGLTEVVVDYHAPSVRNRTVWGGLVPYEQIWRAGANENTIIRFSTPVILRGQTVVAGQYSIYVLPHADREWELILNRVINHWGSEGYDANADVVRVPVMPETAPFHETLLYWFSDVQPTGAHLNLTWEKRTLVLPIETEVHKQVLSSIEQVLQQKPNDWQLLAQAADYLVQNNLQPERALTYINESLKLQDVATNNWIKARLLAQQQDFGTAIVYARKAIKLVDKDEALKPQLPSMRIALTEWQSKAY; translated from the coding sequence ATGATGAAAGACCGGTTATTGGCACGTTTGGGCCTAAGCATCAGTCTTGCAGTTTTTTATACCTGCGGGGCGCTGGGTCAGACGGTATCGGAGCCGACGCCGACCTCCATCACGCCACCCACCAATGCGCCGGAGAATGCCCAACCCGTCCTGTTGCCGCTGCCCCAGGCCAGTCCGCACGCCCTTACTTCCCAAACCATTGGGCTGACGGAGGTAGTGGTGGATTACCACGCTCCCAGCGTGCGAAACCGTACCGTGTGGGGTGGCCTGGTGCCGTATGAACAGATATGGCGGGCAGGAGCCAATGAAAATACTATCATTCGCTTCTCAACCCCGGTGATACTGCGGGGCCAAACGGTGGTGGCGGGTCAGTACTCTATTTATGTGCTACCCCACGCCGACCGGGAGTGGGAGCTGATTCTGAACCGGGTAATAAACCACTGGGGCTCCGAGGGCTACGATGCCAACGCCGATGTTGTTCGGGTACCGGTAATGCCGGAAACAGCGCCGTTCCATGAAACCTTACTCTACTGGTTTTCTGACGTGCAACCCACCGGGGCGCACCTCAACCTGACCTGGGAAAAGCGCACGCTGGTGCTGCCTATTGAAACGGAGGTCCACAAGCAAGTGCTTTCCAGTATTGAGCAAGTCCTGCAGCAGAAGCCCAACGACTGGCAGCTTCTGGCTCAGGCCGCCGACTACCTCGTGCAGAACAACCTTCAGCCCGAGCGCGCGCTCACCTATATTAATGAATCATTGAAGCTGCAGGACGTGGCTACTAACAACTGGATTAAGGCTCGCTTACTGGCCCAGCAGCAGGATTTTGGCACTGCCATTGTGTATGCCCGCAAAGCCATCAAGCTCGTCGATAAGGATGAAGCCCTGAAGCCCCAGTTGCCCAGCATGCGGATTGCTCTCACCGAATGGCAGTCGAAAGCGTACTAG
- the hisF gene encoding imidazole glycerol phosphate synthase subunit HisF produces the protein MLTKRIIPCLDVKDGRTVKGVRFEGLRDAGDPVALASRYAREGADELVFLDITATNQKRATLVALVRDVARELDIPFTVGGGIGTVTDVEALLLNGADKVSINSAALARPELIDELAARFGSQCIVVAADARYNDADGWQIYTRAGTNNTGRNAVEWCREAADRGAGEILLTSMSNDGTKDGFALDITGAVSRAVTIPVVASGGAGSKQDFTNVFQQAYADAGLAASIFHFGEIGIRELKEHLRQDGIPVRL, from the coding sequence ATGCTGACTAAAAGAATCATTCCCTGCCTCGATGTGAAGGATGGCCGCACCGTGAAGGGCGTCCGGTTTGAGGGCCTGCGCGATGCCGGCGACCCAGTGGCACTGGCGTCGCGCTACGCTCGCGAAGGTGCCGATGAGCTGGTGTTTTTGGATATTACCGCCACCAACCAGAAACGGGCTACGCTAGTGGCTCTGGTGCGTGACGTGGCCCGGGAGCTGGATATTCCGTTCACCGTGGGCGGCGGTATTGGTACTGTTACGGATGTGGAAGCGCTGCTGCTGAACGGGGCCGACAAAGTCAGCATCAACTCGGCGGCGCTGGCGCGGCCGGAGCTAATTGACGAGTTGGCTGCCCGGTTCGGAAGCCAGTGCATTGTGGTGGCTGCTGATGCCCGCTACAATGACGCCGATGGCTGGCAGATCTACACCCGCGCCGGTACTAACAACACCGGCCGCAATGCTGTGGAGTGGTGCCGGGAAGCAGCGGACCGTGGCGCCGGCGAAATCCTGCTGACCTCCATGAGCAACGACGGCACCAAGGATGGCTTTGCCCTGGATATCACGGGCGCCGTGAGCCGGGCGGTAACTATTCCGGTGGTGGCCTCGGGCGGGGCTGGCTCCAAGCAGGATTTCACCAATGTATTCCAGCAGGCCTACGCCGATGCAGGCCTGGCCGCCAGTATCTTCCACTTCGGGGAAATCGGCATCCGGGAGCTGAAAGAGCACCTGCGCCAGGACGGCATCCCCGTTCGATTATAA
- the hisB gene encoding bifunctional histidinol-phosphatase/imidazoleglycerol-phosphate dehydratase HisB — MKKVLFIDRDGTILIEPPTDFQVDSLSREKFQFVPGAITGLARIARELDYELVLVSNQDGLGTDSFPEDTFWPAHTMMLDILRSEGVEFVREHIDRSFPHENLPTRKPGIGMLQQYLGEAAGYDLQHSFVIGDRLTDVELAQNLGCQSILLKPEGEEDERAALTTLSWEKIYQFLRLPARTAVVQRDTNETKISIELNLDGNGRPAMHTGLGFFDHMLDQLSKHSGVDMKITVQGDLHIDEHHTIEDTAIALGEAFTQALGDKRGLARYGFLLPMDDVLAQAAIDFSGRPWIVWEAEFKREKIGDMPTEMFYHFFKSFSDAARCNLNIKAEGQNEHHKIEAIFKAVAKSIKMALMRDAGKMEIPSTKGIL, encoded by the coding sequence ATGAAAAAAGTACTCTTCATCGACCGCGACGGCACCATCTTGATCGAGCCGCCCACCGATTTTCAGGTTGACTCGCTCAGCCGCGAAAAATTTCAGTTTGTGCCCGGTGCCATTACTGGCCTAGCCCGCATTGCCCGCGAGCTGGATTATGAGCTAGTGCTGGTGAGCAACCAGGATGGCCTCGGCACCGACAGCTTCCCGGAGGATACTTTCTGGCCGGCCCACACCATGATGCTTGACATTCTGCGCTCGGAAGGAGTGGAGTTCGTGCGTGAGCACATTGACCGGAGCTTCCCCCACGAGAACCTGCCCACGCGCAAGCCCGGCATCGGCATGCTGCAGCAGTATCTCGGTGAGGCAGCAGGGTATGACCTGCAACATTCTTTCGTTATCGGCGACCGGCTGACGGATGTGGAGCTAGCACAAAACCTGGGTTGCCAGTCTATTTTGCTGAAGCCGGAAGGGGAGGAGGACGAGCGCGCTGCGTTGACTACTTTGAGCTGGGAAAAAATATACCAGTTTCTACGCCTGCCTGCGCGCACCGCGGTAGTACAACGCGACACGAACGAAACGAAAATCAGCATTGAGCTGAACCTCGACGGCAACGGCCGTCCGGCTATGCACACGGGTCTGGGTTTCTTTGATCATATGCTCGACCAGCTCAGCAAGCACTCCGGTGTCGACATGAAAATCACGGTGCAGGGCGACTTGCACATTGATGAGCACCACACCATTGAAGATACGGCCATTGCTCTAGGCGAAGCCTTCACCCAAGCCCTCGGCGACAAGCGTGGCCTAGCGCGCTACGGGTTCTTACTACCCATGGATGATGTGTTAGCACAAGCCGCCATTGACTTCTCTGGCCGCCCCTGGATTGTGTGGGAAGCGGAGTTCAAGCGCGAAAAAATTGGGGATATGCCGACGGAAATGTTTTACCATTTCTTCAAGAGTTTCTCTGACGCGGCCCGCTGCAACCTTAACATCAAGGCCGAAGGACAGAATGAGCATCATAAGATTGAGGCAATATTCAAGGCAGTAGCCAAGTCAATAAAGATGGCTTTGATGCGTGATGCCGGCAAGATGGAAATCCCCAGTACGAAAGGCATTCTATAG
- a CDS encoding Crp/Fnr family transcriptional regulator — protein sequence MHSFLSVCQSIQPLSLPLREALQQLVQREELPAREHLLQAGQVANRLYFLETGVVRGYYLKDGKEVSSWFMKEGDFVISILSFFSRQSSHEYIQALTPSVVWTLGHQQLQELYTRFPEFNFIGRILTEKYYVLSEQRALHLRMHSAAERYDQLRTEFPDIFQRVPLKLIASHLGLTPETLSRLRARRS from the coding sequence ATGCACTCCTTCCTTTCCGTTTGCCAATCCATCCAGCCTCTATCATTGCCGCTCCGGGAGGCACTGCAGCAGCTTGTGCAACGCGAGGAGCTACCTGCCCGGGAGCATTTGCTGCAGGCGGGGCAAGTGGCTAATCGGCTCTATTTCCTGGAAACGGGTGTGGTGCGGGGCTACTACCTCAAAGACGGCAAGGAAGTCAGCTCGTGGTTTATGAAGGAGGGCGACTTTGTAATTTCTATTCTAAGTTTCTTCTCCCGCCAATCTTCGCACGAGTACATTCAGGCCCTGACGCCCAGCGTGGTTTGGACACTGGGCCATCAGCAGTTGCAGGAGCTGTACACTCGGTTTCCGGAATTCAACTTTATTGGCCGCATTCTCACCGAGAAGTACTACGTGCTAAGTGAGCAGCGGGCCCTGCACCTGCGCATGCACTCCGCCGCCGAGCGCTACGACCAGCTGCGCACTGAGTTTCCCGACATCTTTCAACGGGTACCACTCAAGCTGATTGCCTCCCACCTTGGCCTAACGCCGGAAACGCTAAGCCGCTTGCGGGCCCGCCGTTCTTGA